The proteins below are encoded in one region of Helianthus annuus cultivar XRQ/B chromosome 2, HanXRQr2.0-SUNRISE, whole genome shotgun sequence:
- the LOC110904603 gene encoding aldehyde oxidase GLOX — protein sequence MPSTLTTLLIYLLISTATATAITTTTTTKPSGKWTLLQPNIGITAMHMQLLPNDRVLIYDRTDFGASNLSLANGKCREDQNDVILKKDCTAHSIEYDVVSNTFRPLMVQTDVWCSSGSLVADGTIVQTGGFNDGDHVVRVYKSCDKCDWKELKAGLINRRWYATNHLLPSGRQIIIGGRRQYNYEFYPKVSKSEKAYNLPFLVQTNDPKLENNLYPFVFLNTDGNLFIFANNRAILFDYSLNRVVKNYPQIPGGEPRNYPSTGSAVLLPLRIVQRNVTVVEVLVCGGAPKGAFVNAQNGVFDGALKTCGRIKISDPSPKWVMESMPLARVMGDMLLLPTGDVLIINGGSKGSAGWEYGRNPVRYPVVYKPDNPLGHRFKIETPSTIPRMYHSTAILIRDGRVLVGGSNPHIYYNFTNVLYPTELRFEAFSPSYLDPRLSNLRPKILPGSQTRFGYGDQVIIRFMVLGHMDPKSVSVTMVAPSFNTHSFSMNQRLLILEGGNITVPIGKATYQVSVRAPPSCYIAPANYYLMFVVHQQIPSEGIWVQLG from the coding sequence aTGCCTTCAACCCTAACAACTCTCCTCATCTACCTCCTCATCTCCACCGCAACTGCCACCGCAATCACCACCACAACTACCACCAAACCCTCCGGCAAATGGACCCTCCTCCAACCCAACATAGGCATTACGGCCATGCACATGCAACTATTACCAAACGACCGTGTCCTCATATACGACCGTACTGACTTCGGCGCCTCTAATCTCTCGCTAGCCAACGGCAAATGCCGCGAAGATCAAAACGATGTCATACTGAAGAAGGACTGCACGGCCCACTCTATCGAATACGACGTGGTTTCCAACACGTTTCGTCCACTCATGGTTCAAACGGACGTGTGGTGTTCTTCGGGATCTTTGGTTGCGGATGGCACCATCGTTCAAACCGGAGGGTTTAACGATGGTGATCATGTGGTTAGGGTTTATAAATCGTGTGATAAATGTGATTGGAAGGAGTTGAAAGCGGGTTTGATTAATAGGAGATGGTATGCTACTAATCATTTACTGCCTAGTGGCCGCCAGATTATTATTGGCGGCCGCAGACAGTATAATTACGAGTTTTACCCGAAGGTTTCGAAGTCGGAGAAGGCTTATAATTTGCCATTTTTAGTTCAGACGAATGATCCGAAACTTGAGAATAATTTATACCCATTTGTGTTTCTTAATACGGAtggaaacttgtttattttcgcGAATAATCGAGCAATTTTGTTCGATTATTCGCTGAACAGGGTGGTCAAGAATTACCCGCAAATACCGGGTGGGGAGCCGAGGAATTACCCGAGTACTGGGTCGGCTGTACTACTTCCGTTGCGTATTGTACAACGGAATGTGACAGTTGTAGAGGTGTTGGTTTGTGGTGGCGCTCCGAAAGGGGCGTTTGTAAATGCTCAAAATGGGGTTTTTGATGGAGCCTTGAAAACTTGTGGTCGGATAAAGATATCCGACCCAAGTCCAAAATGGGTCATGGAGAGTATGCCTTTGGCTCGTGTGATGGGTGACATGTTGTTGTTACCGACTGGTGACGTTTTGATCATTAATGGCGGATCCAAGGGTTCCGCAGGATGGGAGTACGGGAGGAACCCGGTTCGTTACCCGGTGGTGTACAAGCCCGATAACCCGTTAGGGCACCGGTTCAAGATTGAAACCCCAAGCACCATACCTCGGATGTATCATTCTACTGCGATTTTGATTCGTGATGGTCGGGTGCTCGTTGGTGGAAGTAACCCCCACATATATTACAATTTCACAAACGTACTTTATCCTACCGAACTAAGGTTTGAGGCGTTTTCACCATCATATCTGGATCCAAGATTATCTAACTTACGACCAAAGATATTACCCGGTTCTCAAACCCGGTTTGGGTATGGGGACCAGGTGATCATCCGGTTCATGGTTTTGGGCCACATGGACCCAAAATCAGTATCGGTGACAATGGTGGCACCTTCTTTTAACACACACTCGTTTTCCATGAATCAAAGGTTGTTGATCCTTGAAGGCGGGAACATCACCGTGCCTATCGGGAAGGCAACGTACCAAGTGTCAGTGAGGGCGCCACCGTCGTGCTACATTGCTCCGGCGAACTATTACCTTATGTTTGTGGTTCATCAGCAAATTCCAAGTGAGGGCATTTGGGTTCAACTTGGTTGA